ATGATATCGCCGCGGCCAACCGCACCTTCACTTCGTTGGAACAGAAGATCGCGGCGGATGTAGCCCGGCAACACGCCCGCGCCGCCCGGCAACTGGCCGATGTCCGCGCCCAGCTCCGCGGCGGCTGACCTGCCGCGAAGCAAACCGGGCGTTAGTAGGAGCCGCGCTGGAGCAGGACGCTGGGCACCGTGTAAGCGATGATCTTGACGTTCATCGCGCACGAGCGTGCACGGCTGTAGGTCACGTCATAGGCGACGCGACGACGATAGGACACGTCGTTGCGGCCACCGACCTGCCACAGGCCGGTGATGCCCGGACGTACCGCGCAATAATGCTCGAAATAACGACCGTAGCGGCTGATTTCACCGACGACGATCGGGCGCGGCCCAACCAGGCTCATGTCGCCACGAACGACGTTCCAGAGCTGCGGCAGCTCGTCGAGGCTGGTCTTGCGCAGGAACTTGCCGATCCCGATCACGCGCGGATCATCGCGCAGCTTGTGATCACGCTCCCACTCGGCGCGCGCCTCGGCACTGGTCTCCAGCAAGTGACGCAGACGGGCGTCCGCGTCGACGACCATGCTGCGGAACTTCAGGCACGGAAAGGATCGTCCACCGCGGCCGATGCGCTGGTGCGCGAAAATCACCGGGCCGGGATCCAGGAAATAGATCACCGCCGCGACGACCGCCATCAGCGGCGCGAGAATGATGAGGGCGATCACGGCGAGCGTGACATCGAGTACGCGGCTAGCGACGTCATCGACGCGCTGCCAGACGGCCGGGTCGGCCACGCCGTTCATTGCGCCGGTCGGTTCCGGCGCGGCCGTTATGGTCGCTTCATGCACGGGTTTGCTCCTGGCCGTTACGCTGCATTGCAACAATAGGACACTTCGTAAGGGATGGAAACAGCCCGAAATTTACATGTCGATCGTTTCACCCCGCGAGTACGGCGGTCCGTCGCGGCGGTGGTTAAATCCTTGTTAACGGGATCGGTTCCGCTCCGCGCGCGTTCTTGCGCGGCCAAATCCGGGTTCTGTCTTTGTTTGGTACACGCGGTCACAAGCCGTGCCGTGCTGAGGAGATCAACCGTTGAAGGGGGGCGAATCGACGCTGCCCAACTCTCCTGCCGCGACTGCGGGGCGGGCGCGCGGGACGAGCCGGTGGCGCAGTAGGCGGACCAGCGGACGCTCGACCAGAAGGTGCATCGCGACGCCGACAATACCGACGATCGCGACTGTGACGCACAGCGCGATCACGTGGAGTAGCCATGCGTCGACATGCAACCTGGCGTACAGCAGCGATATCGCCTTGATGACGAACGGATGGCCGAGGTAGATCGCGTAGCTGGCCTCCCCGAGCAGCAGCGCACCGCGGTGCGCGACGCCCGCGCCGGATCGCTCCAGCGCCAGCGCGCCGGCGACGATCACGACGGCGGGTACGCCCCACTTCAGCAATTGCGGCAGGGTCGGCCAAAAGGCCTCGCTTAGCGGCAGCGCGGCGAACGCAATCACGATCGCGAGGCGAATCGCGGCGCGGTGGCGTGGGCGAGCCGGGACCATCGGCCACCGTCGCCAGCAATAACCGAGCCACAGCCCGGCACCGAATTCGAGCAGCAGCGGGCTGGTCAGCGTGAGGCCGATCGCACTCCGCGGTGCGGTGGCGAGGCCGAGCGCGACGAGCGCGAGGAGCGCGCCACTGACGACCGCAAGCCGCAACGCCGGACGCGCGATCAGCAGCCCGGCGGCGAACAGCGCGTAGAAGAACATCTCGTAATTGAGCGTCCACCCGATGAAGAGGACCGGGTGGACCTCGCCGGCGTCGTCGAAATACGGGATGAAGAGCAACGAGCGAACGTTTCTTCCGGCATCGGGCAGGCCGCCTTCTCCGGCGAGCCGCGGCACCAACGCCAGGATTGCGGCGATCGACAGCGTCAGCAGCCAATAGAGCGGCACGATCCGGATCACACGCTTCAGCAGGAAAGCGCCGGGACGCCCGCCATCATCGCGAGCGGCGACGTACTGGATGATGAAGCCACTGATAACAAAGAATATGTCGACACCGGCCCGTCCGAAATCGAACGAGAAGATCTCACCGATCGGCGTCAGCAACCGGGCATGATACAGAACGACCAGATAAGCGGCGATCGCGCGGAGATACTGCAGGTTGCCGAGCAGCGCTTGCCGATCCGTCGGTCGTACGTTTTCCTGCAATCGCAACAGCTTTCCCGCCCAGCCTCAATACCTGCCTCTAGGATCAAAGCTGGCGGGGCGGCAAGCGCGCAGATGTGATCTCCTGCGGGGATCAGGCCAGGCTGGCGATCACCCCGATAACCGCGGCCCACAGCAGTGCCGAGCCACCGAGGATGACGCCGAGCCGGACCGCACCGGGCAGCCGGCGGATCTCGATCTCGGGGAACGGGGCGATCACCGGTGCGCTGGTGGTCATGTGGATGACGGTGCCGCCGCGGAAGGTCTGCATCACCTCGGCACGGCCCAGTGCCTCCACGAACTCGCAGCCGTATCCGCCGGCAACCTGCCGAACGACGCGCGCGGTGGCGCGGCCACGGCCGGGCAGTCCGATCGTCACTGTGCTGCCGAGCTCCAGCCGCGAGTCGGTGGCGACGCTGAAGCCGGTTTCGGAGAGGTCGCGGACATAGACATCGGTCGCCTGCGCCCGTTCGTCACGCAGCGTGGAGGGTTGATTGATCGACTGCCGCTCAGCGGAGCGGCGATCGTCTGAGTCGCTGGGTAGCAGAATCGCTTGAAGCAGCATCGCCGCGCCTTTCGTTGGTGGTCAGGAGAGTAGCGACCCGGCCCCTACCGGCGAGTTAACGCGCATCCGGTTGAGAGACGGGGGAAACTTCATCGTCGCAACTCGTTCATCGCAGCGACATGTTTGTGTGCCGTTCCGGGACGGATGGCACAGTGATGATGAAACGGAGGGGTCGATGGGGCCGGGTCGTATGGAACCATATTCGCTCAGCGGCGTGCCGCTGGTCCTGGATCGACTGGGGATCGTCGATCCGCTGGCGACCCCGCGCGGCTTCCTTTTCGGCGTCGCGCTGGCGCTGCTTATCTGGACCGCAATCGTCGCCTTCATGATCTGAGCGGCCCGCCCACGACGCGCCGTCATTGCGGGATCGCTACGACATGCGGCTTCGCGATCCAGCTGAAGTCGGCGAAGTTCTTGAGCTGCTTGCCGTTGCCGAGATCGCCGCCGTTGCAGCTCAACAGCTTGTTGATGCAATTGTCGGTCCACATCTTCATGATGCTGTCGTCCCACGCGCCGAACCAGTCGGCGTGGAAGGTGCTGCCCGGACGCATCATCGGCATGCCCGGCATTTCGTCGGACGACAGGTGCCACGTCGGCTTCGTTCCGTCCCAGTTGCCCGAGACGTCAAGGTCGGCGTCGACGGTGTACCAGACGCCCATCGTGAAGCCGGGGATGATATAGGGGTGCGTGGACGGGCACTTGGGATAGCCCCAGTCGCCGTAGCTCATATAGGCGATGTGCGAGCGGTGGTCGGCGCTGTCGAGGTTCTTGCCGTCCCAGCAATTGGGCGCGCTGATGACGGCGCCGAGCTGGTTGCCCACCGGACAGTTCTTCGCCGCCTCGACGAGGTCGGGATAATGGCCCGCCTTCGCGGTCGGACCCTGGCAGTCGTAATAGCCGGCGCCGGTTTTCGGCGTGCCATTGATCATGTCGTAGCCGAACACGAAGCGCAGCCCGCGGGGCAGGTCGACGCACCCCTTGCCGAAGCGCTGGCAGTCGGGATCGGAGGCGGGCATGCGCTTGTAGTAGATGCTGACGAAATCGGGCCGGACGACGCCGCCCTTGCCGTTGAGCATCGCGGGCATCCAATAGGCGCTGCGGTTCAGCGGGCTGTTGCACGTGCTGGCGCCGCTGCTGCGAAGGCTCTGGTAGGTCGACTTGCCATTGGCCTGCGTATTGCCGAAGAACTGGTGCAGGTGCGACTTGCCGGGCTGGCTCGGGAAGACGATCGGGTCGTCGCGCAGCTCGTGGCTGGGATTGCAGATGAAGCGGAATGCACCGACGGTGTCGGGCGCGCCGGACTTGGCGATCTCTCCGCTGCCCCACGAGGGGACCAGCTCGTCGTTGATCTCGAAGTTGCTGGCGATCGGCGCGACGTTTTCCTCGACCGACAGGCTGCCCGGGGTGACGACCGTCTGCACGGGCGTGGGGCTCGGCGCCGGCGCTGCGACGGGCGCGGCCGGCGTGACCGCAACCGGCGCAGCCGCGGTGGCCGCTCCGCCGCCGCCCGCGCCACCGCTGCCACCACCGCAGGAGGCAAGGGCGAGCGCGGCCGCGAGATACGTGAAGGATCGGCCGGTGCGACGCATCCGCGTGCCCGGTGCCGCGCAGCGCAGCAGCGACGTCATGAGAAAGCTCCATGCCCGTGATCGCCGAACCGTGTTCGGCGGGGATGGCTCTTTCTACCTGCGGCTGGTTAGGGCGTGGTGAAGTGGGATGGTTAGGGCGCGGTAAACAATATGCCCGGCGATCAGGCGGGTTCGGTGGCGGGCAGCGTTTCGGGGGGTGGCGCCGCCCGCCGGCGACGTGGGGTCCCCCAAAAGCCCATCTGCTGGGCGATCCCGGCGATCAACCCGACGCACATCGCGTAGAGATACTGCACGGTCGCGTAGACGAAGATCCACTCGTACATCGAATGAAGCGCCGCGATCGTCAGCGTCACCGCCGCGCCGACCAGCAGCTCGCCACGCGGATCATTGCGGAAACGCCATGCGCAGCGCAGCGCGGTGAAGACCGGCAGCACCATGATGATGATGATGGCGATGAACCCGGCATATCCGGTCTCGGCGGCGGTCAGCAGGTAGAGGTTGTGGACGTGTGCGCTGCGGCTGCCGAACACCGGCGCCACGCCGGCCCGCTCCGAATAGCCACGCGTGTTGGCGACGATCACATAATGGTTCGCGCCGACGCCCAGCGGGTAGTCGTTGAGCATCGCCTTCGCGGCCTTCTCGAACGCGGCACGTTCATCATAGCCACCTTCCAGCGGCGCCTTCTCGAAACGTGCGCCGAGCGTGAGCATCGCCAACGGCGCGGCGAGGGCGAGGGCGACCACGCCCAGTGCCGCGACCTTCCGCTTGCGGGCGGTCGAGCGGCGCAGCAGCGACAGTCCGAGCAGAAGGACGACTCCTAACCCCGACAGCCCCAGCGTCGCGCGCGATGCCGCGAGGATGGCGATGATGCCGCCCGCGACCGGGCCGAGCCACATCCACTTGACCTTCTTCGTCGCGAGCAGGACCGCCAGCGAGGGGAAGACAACGAAATGCGTGATCATGCCCAGCAGGTTCTGGTGCCCGAACGTACCGGCCGCCTGCACCACGCCGTGCGCGCGCTCGTTGATCGACACCAGCGCCTGATAGCCGAGGCCGAATACTAGCCCCTTGAGCAGCGCGGTCGGCGCGCGCGGATCGCGGCAGGCGATCGCCACCGCGGTGATGAGCAAGGCGACGCGCGCGAGCTGCCAGGCATAGAAGAACGTCGGCATCGGCGTGTCGGTCTGCGTGGCGCTGAGCAGCACCAATCCGGCGAACAATCCGATCGGCCAGCGCAGGTGCGCGACGCGCGTGCGTGCCGGGGCCGAGGCGATCAGCGCGACCGAGATCGCGTCGACGATCGACAGCTCCAGCCCCTTGTTGAACCCTGGCCACCCCGCCCAGGAGATCGGCGACGCCGTGAGGTGGAGAATGCCCGAGAAGAACGGCGCGAGGCCCAGTGCCACCATGACGCGCGGCAGATGCTGCGGCTTGTTCCGCATCCAGCCGATCGCGGCCGGCAGCAACGCTGCGACGAAGAGGATCGCGATCCACTTCATGCGAGTGCCACCGCCAACAGCGCCGCGACCGCGCCGCCACCGACACCCAGGAGCAGGGCGCGACGTCGGAAGGCGGCCGGGTCGCGCGCGGCGAGTCGTTTGCCTTGGCGCGCCAGCCCCGCGGCTTCGCGCAACCCCGGCCAGCGATCGAAAAAGCGCTGGTCCGCGATGTCGGTGCGCGACGGGCGCTGGTTCGCGATCGGCGGCACCGCGAAATGCGTCGCGATCTCCGGGTGGGCGCGGCGATACCAGACGTAAGCGCCGTCGATGGGAGGATGGTCGTCAAGCGCGAGCAACCCGCGCAGATATGTGGCGAGCGCGGGGACCACATCGGCCCGAAACCCCATGCAATGCGCGCCGATGATGTCGCTGTCGCGCAAATCCTCTGGCCGGGAGGCGTAATGGCCGCCGTAGAATATCTGCCAGTCGGCGGGCAGCGTCGTGTCGCGTGCCGTGGAGGTGAAGTCGACGTCGTCCTCCAGGATCAGCACGCTGCTGCCCTGTGCGGCGGCCTCCTCCAGGATCGCGAGCTGGCTATGATAGACGCCGCGCGCGCCGATCGACGTGAAGGTGCCGGGCTGGTCGAAGCGACAGGCGTCGAAGAAGGCGACGCGCGGATCGCCGCTGGCGCCCAGCCGGCGCAATTCGCCCTCCATCTGCGCACGCCGGTCCGTCCGGTGCTTCAGGTTGATGATGCGGACGGCGTCGAATTGATCGAACAGCATCGCTTTATATCCTGACGAATCGCGCTGCGGCCACGCCTGCCACCCCGCCTTCGGGAATGTGCAGCGCGACCGATGATGGCTTTGGTACAAGGCACGTCATGCCGGTAGTGCTGTCGTCCGATAAGCGATGCGAATCGAGCGGTATCGATCCGATCCCGGCTCTCTAGCA
The genomic region above belongs to Sphingomonas phyllosphaerae 5.2 and contains:
- a CDS encoding O-antigen ligase family protein, which produces MKWIAILFVAALLPAAIGWMRNKPQHLPRVMVALGLAPFFSGILHLTASPISWAGWPGFNKGLELSIVDAISVALIASAPARTRVAHLRWPIGLFAGLVLLSATQTDTPMPTFFYAWQLARVALLITAVAIACRDPRAPTALLKGLVFGLGYQALVSINERAHGVVQAAGTFGHQNLLGMITHFVVFPSLAVLLATKKVKWMWLGPVAGGIIAILAASRATLGLSGLGVVLLLGLSLLRRSTARKRKVAALGVVALALAAPLAMLTLGARFEKAPLEGGYDERAAFEKAAKAMLNDYPLGVGANHYVIVANTRGYSERAGVAPVFGSRSAHVHNLYLLTAAETGYAGFIAIIIIMVLPVFTALRCAWRFRNDPRGELLVGAAVTLTIAALHSMYEWIFVYATVQYLYAMCVGLIAGIAQQMGFWGTPRRRRAAPPPETLPATEPA
- a CDS encoding DUF1996 domain-containing protein, which translates into the protein MTSLLRCAAPGTRMRRTGRSFTYLAAALALASCGGGSGGAGGGGAATAAAPVAVTPAAPVAAPAPSPTPVQTVVTPGSLSVEENVAPIASNFEINDELVPSWGSGEIAKSGAPDTVGAFRFICNPSHELRDDPIVFPSQPGKSHLHQFFGNTQANGKSTYQSLRSSGASTCNSPLNRSAYWMPAMLNGKGGVVRPDFVSIYYKRMPASDPDCQRFGKGCVDLPRGLRFVFGYDMINGTPKTGAGYYDCQGPTAKAGHYPDLVEAAKNCPVGNQLGAVISAPNCWDGKNLDSADHRSHIAYMSYGDWGYPKCPSTHPYIIPGFTMGVWYTVDADLDVSGNWDGTKPTWHLSSDEMPGMPMMRPGSTFHADWFGAWDDSIMKMWTDNCINKLLSCNGGDLGNGKQLKNFADFSWIAKPHVVAIPQ
- a CDS encoding acyltransferase family protein, which codes for MRLQENVRPTDRQALLGNLQYLRAIAAYLVVLYHARLLTPIGEIFSFDFGRAGVDIFFVISGFIIQYVAARDDGGRPGAFLLKRVIRIVPLYWLLTLSIAAILALVPRLAGEGGLPDAGRNVRSLLFIPYFDDAGEVHPVLFIGWTLNYEMFFYALFAAGLLIARPALRLAVVSGALLALVALGLATAPRSAIGLTLTSPLLLEFGAGLWLGYCWRRWPMVPARPRHRAAIRLAIVIAFAALPLSEAFWPTLPQLLKWGVPAVVIVAGALALERSGAGVAHRGALLLGEASYAIYLGHPFVIKAISLLYARLHVDAWLLHVIALCVTVAIVGIVGVAMHLLVERPLVRLLRHRLVPRARPAVAAGELGSVDSPPFNG
- a CDS encoding PilZ domain-containing protein — its product is MLLQAILLPSDSDDRRSAERQSINQPSTLRDERAQATDVYVRDLSETGFSVATDSRLELGSTVTIGLPGRGRATARVVRQVAGGYGCEFVEALGRAEVMQTFRGGTVIHMTTSAPVIAPFPEIEIRRLPGAVRLGVILGGSALLWAAVIGVIASLA
- a CDS encoding sugar transferase; its protein translation is MHEATITAAPEPTGAMNGVADPAVWQRVDDVASRVLDVTLAVIALIILAPLMAVVAAVIYFLDPGPVIFAHQRIGRGGRSFPCLKFRSMVVDADARLRHLLETSAEARAEWERDHKLRDDPRVIGIGKFLRKTSLDELPQLWNVVRGDMSLVGPRPIVVGEISRYGRYFEHYCAVRPGITGLWQVGGRNDVSYRRRVAYDVTYSRARSCAMNVKIIAYTVPSVLLQRGSY